From a region of the Triticum aestivum cultivar Chinese Spring chromosome 7D, IWGSC CS RefSeq v2.1, whole genome shotgun sequence genome:
- the LOC123164941 gene encoding flavone O-methyltransferase 1-like yields the protein MGSTAADMAASADEEACMYALQLVSSSILPMTLKNAIELGLLETLVAAGGKLLTPAEVAAKLPSTANPAAADMVDRMLRLLASYNVVSCTMEEGKDGRLSRRYGAAPVCKFLTPNEDGVSMAALALMNQDKVLMESWYYLKDAVLDGGIPFNKAYGMSAFEYHGTDPRFNRVFNEGMKNHSIIITKKLLEVYKGFEGLGTIVDVGGGVGATVGAIVAAYPAIKGINFDLPHVISEAPPFPGVTHVGGDMFQKVPSGDAILMKWILHDWSDEHCATLLKNCYDALPAHGKVVLVECILPVNPEATPKAQGVFHVDMIMLAHNPGGRERYEREFEALAKGAGFKAIKTTYIYANAFAIEFTK from the exons ATGGGCTCCACCGCAGCCGACATGGCCGCCTCCGCCGACGAGGAGGCGTGCATGTATGCTCTCCAGCTCGTCTCGTCGTCGATCCTCCCGATGACGCTCAAGAACGCCATCGAGCTGGGTCTCCTGGAGACCCTGGTGGCCGCCGGCGGCAAGCTGCTGACGCCCGCCGAGGTGGCAGCCAAGCTCCCGTCCACGGCGAATCCCGCCGCGGCGGACATGGTGGACCGCATGCTCCGGCTGCTGGCCTCGTACAACGTGGTGTCGTGCACGATGGAGGAGGGCAAGGACGGCCGGCTGTCCCGGCGGTACGGCGCCGCGCCCGTGTGCAAGTTCCTCACCCCCAACGAAGACGGCGTCTCCATGGCGGCGCTCGCGCTCATGAACCAGGACAAGGTCCTCATGGAGAGCTG GTACTACCTGAAGGACGCGGTCCTTGACGGCGGCATCCCGTTCAACAAGGCGTACGGGATGTCGGCGTTCGAGTACCACGGCACGGACCCGCGCTTCAACCGCGTCTTCAACGAGGGGATGAAGAAccactccatcatcatcaccaagaaGCTCCTCGAGGTCTACAAGGGCTTCGAGGGCCTCGGCACCATCGTCGAcgtgggcggcggcgtgggcgccACCGTGGGCGCCATCGTCGCCGCCTACCCGGCCATCAAGGGCATCAACTTCGACCTCCCCCACGTCATCTCCGAGGCGCCACCGTTCCCGGGCGTCACCCACGTCGGCGGCGACATGTTCCAGAAGGTGCCCTCGGGCGACGCCATCCTCATGAAGTGGATCCTCCACGACTGGAGCGACGAGCACTGCGCGACGCTGCTCAAGAACTGCTACGACGCGCTGCCGGCgcacggcaaggtggtgctcgtgGAGTGCATCCTGCCGGTGAACCCGGAGGCCACGCCCAAGGCGCAGGGGGTATTCCACGTCGACATGATCATGCTCGCGCACAACCCCGGCGGCAGGGAGAGGTACGAGAGGGAGTTCGAGGCCCTGGCCAAGGGCGCCGGCTTCAAAGCCATCAAGACCACCTACATCTACGCCAACGCATTTGCCATCGAGTTCACCAAGTAG